One window of the Archangium primigenium genome contains the following:
- the rlmM gene encoding 23S rRNA (cytidine(2498)-2'-O)-methyltransferase RlmM, producing the protein MPSRRKDDRRPPRRPPSRPQKGSPPGRGPKSAPAPAAPPKAPATPARVKAPTPPPAMLPAQPGRWLWTCRAGFEAHLFEELAWAGASPRMLGEVLVESAERPEEPPVFARTGIRVLATLPSSTQTLEQSAEAITARVLSALPKGTLVLQSFTPDSPAGNRLADDADALLEAVRARLPAERLLEETWRAREAGATLVELCVAPGGIIVGEVHAREALSLSPGGRQRMRRPTDSPSRAAMKLEEALVNLPYEPGRGEVCVDLGAAPGGWTQRLVARGARVIAVDPAKLMPELLQQPRVEHVQESAFAYTPEEPVDWLCCDMAWRPLEVAQLLAKWGRRGWASHLVANIKLPMKDKNPMLLRVRHVLIEDGGWQGLTMRQLYHDRDEVTVTAHRTL; encoded by the coding sequence ATGCCCTCTCGCCGAAAAGACGACCGCCGCCCTCCCCGACGTCCCCCCTCCCGGCCCCAGAAGGGCTCGCCCCCGGGCCGGGGCCCCAAGAGCGCCCCGGCCCCGGCCGCGCCGCCCAAGGCCCCCGCCACTCCCGCCCGCGTCAAGGCCCCCACGCCGCCCCCGGCGATGCTCCCCGCCCAACCCGGCCGGTGGCTGTGGACCTGCCGGGCGGGCTTCGAGGCCCATCTCTTCGAGGAACTGGCGTGGGCGGGAGCCTCCCCCCGGATGCTGGGCGAGGTGCTCGTGGAGAGCGCCGAGCGCCCCGAGGAGCCGCCCGTCTTCGCGCGGACCGGCATCCGCGTGCTCGCCACCCTGCCCTCCTCGACGCAGACCCTGGAGCAGAGCGCCGAGGCCATCACGGCCCGCGTCCTCTCGGCCCTTCCCAAGGGGACGCTCGTCCTCCAGTCGTTCACCCCGGACAGCCCCGCGGGCAACCGGCTCGCCGACGACGCGGACGCGCTGCTCGAGGCGGTGCGCGCCCGCCTGCCCGCGGAGCGGCTCCTCGAGGAGACCTGGCGCGCGCGGGAGGCCGGGGCCACGCTCGTGGAGCTGTGCGTGGCGCCCGGAGGCATCATCGTGGGCGAGGTGCACGCGCGCGAGGCGCTGTCCCTGTCCCCGGGCGGCCGGCAGCGCATGCGTCGGCCCACCGACTCGCCCTCGCGCGCGGCCATGAAGCTGGAGGAGGCGCTCGTCAACCTGCCCTACGAGCCCGGCCGCGGCGAGGTGTGCGTGGACCTGGGCGCCGCCCCCGGCGGGTGGACGCAGCGGCTGGTGGCCCGAGGCGCCCGGGTCATCGCCGTGGACCCCGCCAAGCTGATGCCCGAGCTGCTCCAGCAGCCCCGCGTGGAGCATGTCCAGGAGAGCGCCTTCGCCTATACCCCCGAGGAGCCCGTGGACTGGCTGTGCTGTGACATGGCGTGGCGGCCCCTCGAGGTCGCGCAGCTGCTCGCCAAGTGGGGCCGCCGGGGCTGGGCCAGCCACCTGGTGGCCAACATCAAGCTGCCCATGAAGGACAAGAACCCCATGCTCCTGCGCGTGCGCCACGTCCTCATCGAGGACGGGGGCTGGCAGGGGCTCACCATGCGCCAGCTCTACCACGACCGGGACGAGGTCACCGTCACCGCCCACCGCACCCTGTGA
- the secA gene encoding preprotein translocase subunit SecA yields MIEWTLKKIIGTKNERELKKAIPKVGRINELESKMRALKDEDFPAATARMKQEVQNGRPLDELLFDSFALVREAARRVIGQRHYDVQMIGGMFLHQGCIAEMRTGEGKTLTATLPSYLNALSGRGVHVVTVNDYLARRDAEHMGRVHHFLGMTTGCILHELNDRQRQESYRADITYGQNNEFGFDYLRDNMKFRLQDYVQRELNFAIVDEVDSILIDEARTPLIISGPTDDTTDKYYNVDKVIPGLVPDQDYILDEKHKSVSLTDAGIEKVQKRLSIGNLYDPGEIETLHHVDQALRAHTLYRRDRDYVVRDGEVMIVDEFTGRLMPGRRWSDGLHQAVEAKEGVNIENENQTLATISFQNYFRMYSKLSGMTGTADTEAEEFAKIYNLEVRVVPTNRPMIRDDLEDVVYKTEREKFEAVCKDLEDFHKKGQPVLVGTVSIAKSEVVASFLKKRGIPHNVLNAKQHEREADIIAQAGRKGAITISTNMAGRGTDILLGGNPEVMAKNEVGPEPQPPPPPTDGQPLDLTAFQAELAAHKARFTEVLAKYKAQTAKEREEVVAAGGLCIVGTERHESRRIDNQLRGRAGRQGDPGTSRFYLSLEDDLMRIFGSERISGLMERLGMEEGEVIEHTWLSRAIEGAQRRVEGHNFDIRKNLLEYDDVMNQQRRTIYKLRRKVLAAGAGIPLVEYDEDKKTRVKLRTEQTVSWADYKEMILDAVEDVIVALTDTYCATNNPNTWDLEALARGVKETFNLELSFAGTGNREDLQNEIYKAAEKVIQAREEEFGEEFLRFLQVRYLVSIDTLWKDHLLAMDHLRQGIGLRGYGQKDPKQEYKKEGYAGFMQMLGAISSQFVSQMMRVQARAAAAAAEETARLARQMAQRQRQMQEGRADAEGKLAEPVAPRAATPAADPSAPRVGRNDPCPCGSGKKYKKCHGAAEASV; encoded by the coding sequence ATGATCGAATGGACGCTGAAGAAGATCATCGGGACGAAGAATGAGCGTGAGCTCAAGAAGGCGATCCCGAAGGTAGGCCGCATCAACGAGCTGGAAAGCAAGATGCGGGCCCTCAAGGACGAGGATTTCCCCGCCGCCACCGCCCGCATGAAGCAGGAGGTGCAGAACGGCCGTCCGCTGGACGAGCTGCTGTTCGACTCGTTCGCCCTCGTGCGCGAGGCCGCCCGCCGGGTGATCGGCCAGCGGCACTACGACGTGCAGATGATTGGCGGCATGTTCCTGCACCAGGGCTGCATCGCGGAGATGCGCACGGGCGAGGGCAAGACGCTCACCGCCACGCTGCCCAGCTACCTCAACGCCCTGTCGGGCCGCGGCGTGCACGTGGTGACGGTGAACGACTACCTGGCCCGGCGTGACGCCGAGCACATGGGGCGCGTGCACCACTTCCTGGGCATGACGACGGGCTGCATCCTGCACGAGCTCAACGACCGGCAGCGACAGGAGTCCTACCGGGCGGACATCACCTACGGGCAGAACAACGAGTTCGGCTTCGACTACCTGCGCGACAACATGAAGTTCCGCCTGCAGGACTACGTCCAGCGCGAGCTGAACTTCGCCATCGTGGACGAGGTGGACTCCATCCTCATCGACGAGGCGCGCACCCCGCTCATCATCTCCGGCCCCACGGACGACACCACCGACAAGTACTACAACGTCGACAAGGTCATCCCCGGCCTGGTGCCCGACCAGGACTACATCCTGGATGAGAAGCACAAGTCGGTGTCGCTCACGGACGCGGGCATCGAGAAGGTGCAGAAGCGGCTGAGCATCGGCAACCTCTACGATCCGGGCGAGATCGAGACGCTGCACCACGTGGACCAGGCGCTGCGCGCCCACACCCTCTACCGCCGCGACCGCGACTACGTGGTGCGCGACGGCGAGGTGATGATCGTCGACGAGTTCACCGGCCGCCTCATGCCCGGCCGCCGCTGGTCGGATGGCCTGCACCAGGCCGTCGAGGCCAAGGAAGGCGTGAACATCGAGAACGAGAACCAGACGCTGGCGACCATCTCGTTCCAGAACTACTTCCGCATGTACTCCAAGCTCTCGGGCATGACCGGCACCGCCGACACCGAGGCCGAGGAGTTCGCGAAGATCTACAACCTCGAGGTCCGCGTGGTGCCGACCAACCGGCCCATGATCCGCGACGACTTGGAGGACGTGGTCTACAAGACCGAGCGCGAGAAGTTCGAGGCGGTGTGCAAGGACCTCGAGGACTTCCACAAGAAGGGCCAGCCGGTGCTGGTGGGCACGGTGTCCATCGCCAAGAGCGAGGTGGTGGCCAGCTTCCTCAAGAAGCGGGGCATTCCCCACAACGTGCTCAACGCCAAGCAGCACGAGCGCGAGGCGGACATCATCGCGCAGGCGGGCCGCAAGGGCGCCATCACCATCTCCACGAACATGGCGGGCCGCGGCACGGACATCCTCCTGGGTGGCAACCCCGAGGTGATGGCCAAGAACGAGGTGGGTCCCGAGCCCCAGCCGCCGCCTCCGCCCACGGACGGCCAGCCGCTGGATCTCACGGCCTTCCAGGCGGAGCTCGCCGCGCACAAGGCGCGCTTCACCGAGGTGCTCGCCAAGTACAAGGCGCAGACGGCCAAGGAGCGCGAGGAAGTGGTGGCCGCCGGCGGTCTGTGCATCGTGGGCACCGAGCGCCACGAGTCGCGCCGCATCGACAACCAGCTGCGTGGCCGCGCCGGCCGCCAGGGTGACCCGGGCACCAGCCGCTTCTACCTGTCGCTCGAGGACGACCTCATGCGCATCTTCGGCTCCGAGCGCATCTCGGGGCTCATGGAGCGCCTGGGCATGGAGGAGGGCGAGGTCATCGAGCACACCTGGCTCAGCCGCGCCATCGAGGGCGCCCAGCGGCGCGTCGAGGGACACAACTTCGACATCCGCAAGAACCTGCTCGAGTACGACGACGTGATGAACCAGCAGCGGCGCACCATCTACAAGCTGCGCCGCAAGGTGCTGGCCGCCGGCGCCGGCATCCCGCTCGTGGAGTACGACGAGGACAAGAAGACGCGCGTCAAGCTGCGCACCGAGCAGACCGTGTCGTGGGCCGACTACAAGGAGATGATCCTCGACGCCGTCGAGGACGTCATCGTGGCGCTCACGGACACCTACTGCGCCACCAACAACCCCAACACGTGGGACCTGGAGGCGCTCGCGCGCGGCGTGAAGGAGACGTTCAACCTCGAGCTGTCGTTCGCGGGCACGGGCAACCGGGAGGACCTGCAGAACGAGATCTACAAGGCCGCCGAGAAGGTCATCCAGGCGCGCGAGGAGGAGTTCGGCGAGGAGTTCCTGCGCTTCCTCCAGGTGCGCTACCTGGTCTCCATCGACACCCTGTGGAAGGACCACCTGCTGGCCATGGATCACCTGCGCCAGGGCATCGGCCTGCGTGGCTACGGCCAGAAGGATCCCAAGCAGGAGTACAAGAAGGAGGGCTACGCGGGCTTCATGCAGATGCTCGGCGCCATCAGCTCGCAGTTCGTCAGCCAGATGATGCGCGTGCAGGCGCGCGCGGCCGCCGCCGCCGCCGAGGAGACCGCCCGGCTCGCCCGGCAGATGGCGCAGCGCCAGCGTCAGATGCAGGAGGGCCGCGCGGACGCCGAGGGCAAGCTGGCCGAGCCGGTCGCCCCCCGCGCCGCCACCCCGGCCGCGGATCCGAGCGCTCCCCGGGTCGGCCGCAACGATCCCTGCCCCTGCGGCAGCGGCAAGAAGTACAAGAAGTGCCACGGCGCCGCCGAGGCCAGCGTCTAG
- a CDS encoding diguanylate cyclase domain-containing protein, with product MPYALDEALASALVALDPRAVRHAADPVRDAVQRLLLEEHARRGVPDATGALSFRALTQGALLQAEFDLSTHAHHEGWSVGALVVDVKGMIHVNARHGFPVGDAFLRAVVASLQAQGPGAPVVRLQGDNFALLLVPSTGLRIEDVAEDTVRARLAQDVRASLPEGAEVPGFTLARLALTLEQPTHWQVLGPLVWGELMRAYTLAERGQAPGLQERRLPLGGFVPERDAS from the coding sequence ATGCCCTACGCCCTCGATGAAGCCCTCGCCTCCGCGCTGGTGGCGCTCGACCCGCGCGCCGTGCGCCACGCGGCGGACCCCGTCCGCGACGCCGTCCAACGCCTGCTCCTCGAGGAGCACGCCCGCCGGGGCGTGCCGGATGCCACCGGCGCCCTGTCCTTCCGCGCCCTCACCCAGGGCGCGCTGCTTCAGGCGGAGTTCGACCTGTCCACCCACGCCCACCACGAGGGGTGGAGCGTGGGCGCGCTCGTCGTGGACGTGAAGGGGATGATCCACGTCAATGCCCGGCACGGCTTCCCCGTGGGCGACGCCTTCCTGCGCGCCGTGGTGGCCTCGCTCCAGGCCCAGGGGCCGGGCGCCCCGGTGGTGCGCCTGCAGGGGGACAACTTCGCGCTGCTCCTGGTGCCCTCCACGGGCCTGCGCATCGAGGACGTCGCGGAGGACACCGTGCGCGCCCGGCTCGCCCAGGACGTCCGCGCGAGCCTGCCCGAGGGCGCCGAGGTGCCCGGCTTCACGCTCGCGCGGCTGGCGCTCACCCTCGAGCAGCCCACCCACTGGCAGGTGCTCGGGCCCCTCGTCTGGGGCGAGCTCATGCGCGCCTATACCCTCGCCGAGCGCGGACAGGCCCCGGGGCTCCAGGAGCGACGGCTGCCGCTCGGCGGCTTCGTGCCCGAGCGCGACGCGTCCTGA
- a CDS encoding M23 family metallopeptidase, producing MVIADHNAPVRRFNISKMLMLQVGAGVFLLAGLALGASLHYFQVARDAAENRILREENLTLRTQLKSVRERIEHIGSTLDRVERFDQKLRAITLLSDPQRNLAMGPVEREPGVGAPVAETQFTELSTLESPKALPGKLDRLSAEATRQEQSLQELQAYFQDQKSLLASTPSVWPTRGWVTSDFGQRLDPYTAERVGHSGMDIAAPHGKEVSAPSDGTVVFSGLEGGYGNVIVIDHGYGIKTRFGHLSKLLVKAGDRVKRGALIANVGNTGRSTGPHLHYEVRVNGIPQNPRKFILEE from the coding sequence ATGGTGATCGCGGACCACAACGCACCGGTCCGGCGCTTCAACATCTCGAAGATGCTCATGCTGCAGGTGGGCGCGGGGGTGTTCCTGCTGGCCGGTCTGGCGCTGGGTGCTTCCCTGCATTACTTCCAGGTGGCCCGGGACGCGGCGGAAAACCGCATCCTGCGCGAGGAGAACCTGACGCTGCGCACGCAGCTCAAGTCCGTGCGCGAGCGCATCGAGCACATCGGCTCCACGTTGGATCGCGTGGAGCGCTTCGACCAGAAGCTGCGCGCCATCACCCTCTTGTCCGACCCACAGCGCAACCTGGCCATGGGCCCGGTGGAGCGCGAGCCCGGGGTGGGCGCGCCGGTGGCGGAGACGCAGTTCACCGAGCTGAGCACGCTCGAGTCGCCCAAGGCGCTGCCGGGCAAGCTGGACCGGCTGAGCGCCGAGGCCACGCGCCAGGAGCAGAGCCTGCAGGAGCTGCAGGCCTACTTCCAGGATCAGAAGTCGCTCCTGGCCTCCACGCCGTCCGTGTGGCCCACGCGTGGCTGGGTGACGAGTGACTTCGGCCAGCGGCTCGACCCCTACACCGCGGAGCGGGTGGGGCACTCGGGCATGGACATCGCGGCGCCGCACGGCAAGGAAGTCAGCGCGCCGTCGGATGGCACGGTGGTGTTCTCGGGGCTCGAGGGCGGCTACGGCAACGTGATCGTCATCGACCACGGCTACGGCATCAAGACGCGCTTTGGCCACCTGTCCAAGCTGCTGGTGAAGGCGGGCGACCGGGTGAAGCGCGGCGCGCTCATCGCCAACGTGGGCAACACGGGCCGCTCCACGGGTCCGCACCTGCACTACGAAGTGCGCGTCAACGGCATCCCGCAGAACCCGCGCAAGTTCATCCTCGAGGAGTAG
- the rpsB gene encoding 30S ribosomal protein S2, with amino-acid sequence METQDTQQQAMAASSGITMRQLLEAGVHFGHQTKRWNPKMKPYIFGARNGIYIIDLQKTVNLARSAFRFVSDLTARGGSVLFVGTKKQAQDVIQEEARRAGQFFVTSRWLGGTLTNFKTIKQGIDRLKTLEKMAEDGTFERLPKKEVATLEREREKLEKNLGGVKEMSKLPKCLFVVDPKKEHIAVHEANRLGIPVIGVVDTNCDPDGIDFVIPGNDDAIRSIKLFTSKVAESCIEGGARYRASGAADRDEEEARDDRRDRDDRGGDRRGPRRNDRGGDRRGGDRNDRGGDRRGPLVEMKGAAPAAASGEAPSADGEGTSAE; translated from the coding sequence ATGGAAACCCAAGACACGCAGCAGCAGGCCATGGCCGCCTCCAGCGGCATCACGATGCGGCAGCTGCTGGAGGCCGGTGTTCACTTCGGCCACCAGACCAAGCGCTGGAACCCGAAGATGAAGCCCTACATCTTCGGCGCCCGCAACGGCATCTACATCATCGACCTGCAGAAGACGGTCAACCTGGCCCGCTCGGCCTTCCGCTTCGTGTCGGATCTGACGGCGCGCGGTGGCTCGGTGCTCTTCGTGGGCACCAAGAAGCAGGCCCAGGACGTCATCCAGGAGGAGGCGCGCCGCGCCGGTCAGTTCTTCGTCACCAGCCGCTGGCTGGGTGGCACGCTGACCAACTTCAAGACGATCAAGCAGGGCATCGATCGCCTCAAGACCCTGGAGAAGATGGCCGAGGACGGCACCTTCGAGCGCCTGCCCAAGAAGGAAGTGGCCACGCTGGAGCGTGAGCGCGAGAAGCTCGAGAAGAACCTGGGCGGCGTGAAGGAGATGTCCAAGCTGCCCAAGTGCCTCTTCGTGGTCGACCCGAAGAAGGAGCACATCGCCGTGCACGAGGCCAACCGCCTCGGCATCCCGGTCATCGGCGTGGTGGACACCAACTGCGATCCGGACGGCATCGACTTCGTCATCCCGGGCAACGACGACGCCATCCGCTCCATCAAGCTCTTCACCTCCAAGGTGGCCGAGAGCTGCATCGAGGGTGGTGCCCGCTACCGCGCCAGCGGCGCGGCGGACCGGGACGAGGAGGAGGCCCGTGACGACCGGCGTGACCGCGACGACCGCGGTGGCGACCGCCGTGGCCCCCGCCGCAACGACCGGGGCGGTGATCGCCGCGGTGGCGACCGCAACGACCGCGGTGGTGACCGCCGTGGCCCGCTCGTGGAGATGAAGGGCGCGGCCCCGGCCGCCGCCTCGGGTGAGGCCCCCTCCGCCGACGGCGAGGGCACCTCCGCCGAGTAA